Proteins encoded by one window of Listeria cossartiae subsp. cossartiae:
- a CDS encoding PTS ascorbate transporter subunit IIC, translated as MEIITWIANNFFGTPAILLGFIVLLGLLLQKKNLSQVISGTFKAIIGFLIINAGAAVITGSLGIFEPMWKEVFGLETPPLAGFLGQEAFNAKFGSAVTLAMTLGFLVNVLLARFTPFKYIYLTGHMMFWTTTIFAGITVQAVGGDIPFWGLVLFLAVIMGLYWTLQPAITQPFLRKITGNDNVALGHTSSSVAILSALLGKVFGNKKNDAEHINLPKKLEFLRDSNVITALTMGILFVVGAVILMVKKTPGAEKLIAESGNQSFIVYSIVQSFTFAAGIAIVLVGVRMFIGEIVPAFNGIATKLVPGAKPALDAPIVYPYAPNSVIIGFVGAFIGAIIWLVVLGNTVGYVFVPTMIVLFFHGAVAGVFGNSTGGVRGALIGGFLTATVVAWGQYIMVTFFINTTVPDTAMWAADSDMFILGPIVSMLAKLFF; from the coding sequence TTTGGAACCCCAGCCATACTTTTAGGTTTTATCGTACTTCTCGGGTTACTTTTACAGAAGAAAAATTTAAGTCAAGTTATTAGCGGAACGTTCAAAGCAATTATTGGATTCTTAATTATTAACGCTGGTGCGGCTGTTATTACTGGTTCACTTGGGATTTTCGAGCCAATGTGGAAAGAAGTATTTGGACTTGAAACGCCGCCACTTGCAGGGTTTTTAGGACAAGAAGCCTTTAATGCAAAATTTGGTAGTGCCGTAACACTTGCGATGACACTCGGATTTTTAGTCAACGTTTTATTAGCAAGATTTACACCATTTAAGTACATTTATTTAACCGGTCATATGATGTTCTGGACAACGACAATTTTTGCCGGAATTACTGTGCAAGCTGTCGGCGGAGATATTCCGTTTTGGGGACTTGTGCTCTTCTTAGCAGTAATTATGGGGCTTTACTGGACGCTCCAACCAGCGATTACACAACCATTCTTACGTAAAATTACCGGAAATGATAATGTCGCATTAGGTCACACTTCTTCCAGTGTAGCGATTTTATCTGCTTTGCTTGGGAAAGTATTCGGAAATAAGAAAAACGATGCCGAACATATCAATTTACCGAAAAAATTAGAGTTCTTACGGGACTCGAACGTTATTACCGCGCTTACAATGGGAATTCTGTTCGTAGTTGGAGCAGTGATTTTGATGGTGAAGAAAACACCGGGAGCAGAAAAACTCATTGCCGAATCTGGAAATCAAAGCTTCATCGTATACTCCATCGTTCAGTCCTTTACGTTTGCAGCGGGTATCGCTATTGTCCTTGTGGGTGTGCGGATGTTTATCGGTGAAATCGTTCCAGCCTTCAATGGTATTGCAACAAAACTAGTACCTGGTGCGAAACCTGCGCTAGATGCACCAATCGTTTATCCTTATGCACCAAACTCCGTAATTATCGGTTTCGTGGGTGCGTTCATCGGAGCGATTATCTGGTTAGTAGTACTTGGAAATACAGTTGGTTACGTATTTGTGCCAACGATGATTGTGCTCTTCTTCCACGGGGCAGTTGCTGGGGTATTCGGTAACTCAACTGGTGGGGTGAGAGGAGCCTTGATAGGTGGATTCTTAACAGCTACGGTTGTCGCCTGGGGTCAATATATTATGGTTACCTTCTTTATCAACACGACGGTTCCAGATACAGCAATGTGGGCAGCCGACTCAGATATGTTCATCCTCGGACCAATTGTCAGCATGTTAGCGAAGTTATTCTTTTAA